One window from the genome of Salvia miltiorrhiza cultivar Shanhuang (shh) chromosome 7, IMPLAD_Smil_shh, whole genome shotgun sequence encodes:
- the LOC130993582 gene encoding ABC transporter B family member 26, chloroplastic isoform X2, producing the protein MALSLWLCNPQLLPPFPVQYSKFSTKIIRSPNQNLNREKPQLQRFASSRRFRHISTLKSASVNGYPITKEDGVPSTGGEKIELSEKLKKWVKFAREIFPGGDWWRLSTEEVGDVMAAKPVTVFRALKKMWDLIAEDRWVVFTAFVTLIITALSEISIPHYLTASIFSAQSSTIALFHRNLRLLVMLCITAAICSGVRGCMFGIANMILVKRVRERLYSTLLLQDISFFDSETVGDLTSRLGSDCQQVSRVIGNDLNLILRNVLQGSGALIYLLVLSLPLGLCVLGISISLSTIMLIYGQYQKKSAKLIQEFTASANNVAQETFSLMRTVRVYGTEQQELGRYEIWLEKLAGISLRQSAAYGFWNFGFNTLYHSTQVIAVVIGGMSILSGHITAEQLTKFILYSEWLIYSTWWVGDNLSNLMQSIGASEKVFHLIDLSPSDQFTAKGLRLQKLIGRVEFVDVSFHYPSRPSLSVLQLFNLTAHPGEVVAIVGLSGSGKSTIVNLLLRLYEPTNGEILIDGHPMKSLNVRWLRERVGYVGQEPRLFRMDVSSNIKYGCPRAVTQQDVELAAKQAFAHDFILALPNGYQTIVDDDLLSGGQKQRIAIARAILRDPSILILDEATSALDAESEHNVKGVLRAAKSELQTKRTVFVIAHRLSTIQSADRIIVMDSGKIVEMGDHTELLMKDGLYARLIRRQADAVA; encoded by the exons atggctctctctctctggctCTGCAACCCCCAACTCCTCCCTCCGTTTCCCGTCCAATACAGCAAGTTTTCAACCAAAATTATTCGTTCCCCAAATCAAAATCTCAATCGTGAAAAACCCCAACTTCAGCGCTTCGCCTCTAGTAGAAGATTCCGCCACATTTCTACTCTGAAATCAGCTTCCGTCAACGGCTACCCGATTACCAAAGAGGATGGAGTTCCTTCCACCGGCGGTGAGAAAATTGAATTGAGTGAAAAGCTGAAGAAATGGGTCAAGTTTGCGCGGGAAATCTTTCCCGGCGGAGACTGGTGGAGGCTTTCCACCGAGGAGGTTGGAGATGTTATGGCCGCGAAGCCCGTGACTGTTTTTCGGGCCCTGAAGAAAATGTGGGACTTGATTGCGGAGGATCGATGGGTTGTATTTACCGCTTTTGTTACGCTCATCATCACAGCA CTTTCAGAGATATCGATCCCACATTATCTGACTGCATCAATCTTTTCTGCACAAAGTAGCACCATTGCGCTGTTCCATCGGAATCTGCGCCTCTTAGTTATGCTGTGCATCACTGCAGCAATATGCAG TGGTGTGCGTGGTTGCATGTTCGGCATTGCTAATATGATCCTT GTCAAACGAGTGAGGGAAAGACTGTACTCAACTCTTCTTCTTCAG GACATATCTTTTTTTGACTCTGAAACAGTTGGTGATTTAACAAGTAGGCTTGGTTCAGATTGCCAACAAGTATCACGTGTGATAGGAAATGACCTCAACCTGATACTGCGTAATGTTCTTCAG GGTTCAGGTGCTTTGATTTACTTATTGGTTTTGTCGTTGCCACTTGGACTATGTGTATTGGGCATCTCCATCTCCCTCTCAACTATTATGCTGATATATGGCCA GTACCAAAAGAAATCTGCCAAGTTAATTCAAGAGTTTACTGCTTCTGCCAATAAT GTTGCCCAAGAGACATTCTCTTTGATGAGAACTGTTCGTGTATATGGGACAGAGCAGCAAGAACTTGGAAG GTACGAAATTTGGTTGGAGAAATTAGCTGGCATAAGCTTGCGACAGAGTGCTGCTTACGGGTTCTGGAACTTTGGCTTCAACACTCTATATCACTCAACTCAG GTCATAGCTGTGGTGATAGGAGGAATGTCCATTCTGAGCGGCCATATAACAGCTGAGCAGCTGACGAAGTTCATTTTATACAGTGAATGGCTGATCTATTCCACATGGTGGGTTGGGGATAATTTATCAAATTTGATGCAGTCTATTGGAGCAAGTGAAAAAGTTTTTCACCTGATAGATCTTTCACCCAGCGATCAGTTTACTGCTAAAG GCTTAAGGTTACAGAAGTTGATAGGACGAGTTGAGTTTGTGGATGTGTCCTTCCACTATCCTTCCAGGCCTTCG TTGTCCGTACTGCAACTCTTCAACTTGACAGCTCATCCTGGGGAAGTAGTAGCCATT GTTGGCCTGAGTGGTAGTGGGAAGAGCACCATAGTGAACCTTTTGCTCCGTCTATATGAACCGACAAACGGGGAG ATACTGATTGATGGACACCCGATGAAATCACTGAATGTTAGGTGGTTAAGAGAAAGGGTCGGATACGTGGGACAG GAGCCCCGACTCTTCCGCATGGATGTAAGTTCAAATATAAAGTATGGATGTCCTCGAGCTGTTACTCAGCAGGATGTAGAACTGGCTGCAAAGCAGGCTTTCGCTCACGATTTTATATTAGCCCTGCCTAATGGCTACCAAACCATAGTTGATGATGATTTGCTCAGCGGAGGACAGAAGCAGCGTATTGCTATTGCTAGGGCCATCCTTAGGGACCCTAGCATTCTGATCCTCGATGAAGCCACGAGTGCTCTAGATGCAGAGAGTGAACACAATGTTAAG GGTGTTCTTCGCGCTGCAAAAAGCGAGCTACAAACCAAGAGGACGGTGTTTGTGATCGCACACAG GCTGTCGACAATCCAAAGTGCAGACAGGATAATTGTAATGGATAGTGGTAAAATTGTTGAG ATGGGCGACCACACAGAACTCCTAATGAAAGATGGTTTGTACGCACGGTTAATAAGAAGACAGGCGGACGCAGTTGCCTGA
- the LOC130993582 gene encoding ABC transporter B family member 26, chloroplastic isoform X1 — translation MALSLWLCNPQLLPPFPVQYSKFSTKIIRSPNQNLNREKPQLQRFASSRRFRHISTLKSASVNGYPITKEDGVPSTGGEKIELSEKLKKWVKFAREIFPGGDWWRLSTEEVGDVMAAKPVTVFRALKKMWDLIAEDRWVVFTAFVTLIITALSEISIPHYLTASIFSAQSSTIALFHRNLRLLVMLCITAAICSGVRGCMFGIANMILVKRVRERLYSTLLLQDISFFDSETVGDLTSRLGSDCQQVSRVIGNDLNLILRNVLQGSGALIYLLVLSLPLGLCVLGISISLSTIMLIYGQYQKKSAKLIQEFTASANNVAQETFSLMRTVRVYGTEQQELGRYEIWLEKLAGISLRQSAAYGFWNFGFNTLYHSTQVIAVVIGGMSILSGHITAEQLTKFILYSEWLIYSTWWVGDNLSNLMQSIGASEKVFHLIDLSPSDQFTAKGLRLQKLIGRVEFVDVSFHYPSRPSLSVLQLFNLTAHPGEVVAIVGLSGSGKSTIVNLLLRLYEPTNGEVKHFSLNHILLFFMLCTSLSRSYFQLQILIDGHPMKSLNVRWLRERVGYVGQEPRLFRMDVSSNIKYGCPRAVTQQDVELAAKQAFAHDFILALPNGYQTIVDDDLLSGGQKQRIAIARAILRDPSILILDEATSALDAESEHNVKGVLRAAKSELQTKRTVFVIAHRLSTIQSADRIIVMDSGKIVEMGDHTELLMKDGLYARLIRRQADAVA, via the exons atggctctctctctctggctCTGCAACCCCCAACTCCTCCCTCCGTTTCCCGTCCAATACAGCAAGTTTTCAACCAAAATTATTCGTTCCCCAAATCAAAATCTCAATCGTGAAAAACCCCAACTTCAGCGCTTCGCCTCTAGTAGAAGATTCCGCCACATTTCTACTCTGAAATCAGCTTCCGTCAACGGCTACCCGATTACCAAAGAGGATGGAGTTCCTTCCACCGGCGGTGAGAAAATTGAATTGAGTGAAAAGCTGAAGAAATGGGTCAAGTTTGCGCGGGAAATCTTTCCCGGCGGAGACTGGTGGAGGCTTTCCACCGAGGAGGTTGGAGATGTTATGGCCGCGAAGCCCGTGACTGTTTTTCGGGCCCTGAAGAAAATGTGGGACTTGATTGCGGAGGATCGATGGGTTGTATTTACCGCTTTTGTTACGCTCATCATCACAGCA CTTTCAGAGATATCGATCCCACATTATCTGACTGCATCAATCTTTTCTGCACAAAGTAGCACCATTGCGCTGTTCCATCGGAATCTGCGCCTCTTAGTTATGCTGTGCATCACTGCAGCAATATGCAG TGGTGTGCGTGGTTGCATGTTCGGCATTGCTAATATGATCCTT GTCAAACGAGTGAGGGAAAGACTGTACTCAACTCTTCTTCTTCAG GACATATCTTTTTTTGACTCTGAAACAGTTGGTGATTTAACAAGTAGGCTTGGTTCAGATTGCCAACAAGTATCACGTGTGATAGGAAATGACCTCAACCTGATACTGCGTAATGTTCTTCAG GGTTCAGGTGCTTTGATTTACTTATTGGTTTTGTCGTTGCCACTTGGACTATGTGTATTGGGCATCTCCATCTCCCTCTCAACTATTATGCTGATATATGGCCA GTACCAAAAGAAATCTGCCAAGTTAATTCAAGAGTTTACTGCTTCTGCCAATAAT GTTGCCCAAGAGACATTCTCTTTGATGAGAACTGTTCGTGTATATGGGACAGAGCAGCAAGAACTTGGAAG GTACGAAATTTGGTTGGAGAAATTAGCTGGCATAAGCTTGCGACAGAGTGCTGCTTACGGGTTCTGGAACTTTGGCTTCAACACTCTATATCACTCAACTCAG GTCATAGCTGTGGTGATAGGAGGAATGTCCATTCTGAGCGGCCATATAACAGCTGAGCAGCTGACGAAGTTCATTTTATACAGTGAATGGCTGATCTATTCCACATGGTGGGTTGGGGATAATTTATCAAATTTGATGCAGTCTATTGGAGCAAGTGAAAAAGTTTTTCACCTGATAGATCTTTCACCCAGCGATCAGTTTACTGCTAAAG GCTTAAGGTTACAGAAGTTGATAGGACGAGTTGAGTTTGTGGATGTGTCCTTCCACTATCCTTCCAGGCCTTCG TTGTCCGTACTGCAACTCTTCAACTTGACAGCTCATCCTGGGGAAGTAGTAGCCATT GTTGGCCTGAGTGGTAGTGGGAAGAGCACCATAGTGAACCTTTTGCTCCGTCTATATGAACCGACAAACGGGGAGGTAAAGCATTTTAGTCTCAACCATATACTACTATTTTTTATGCTATGTACGTCTCTCTCACGTTCTTATTTCCAACTTCAGATACTGATTGATGGACACCCGATGAAATCACTGAATGTTAGGTGGTTAAGAGAAAGGGTCGGATACGTGGGACAG GAGCCCCGACTCTTCCGCATGGATGTAAGTTCAAATATAAAGTATGGATGTCCTCGAGCTGTTACTCAGCAGGATGTAGAACTGGCTGCAAAGCAGGCTTTCGCTCACGATTTTATATTAGCCCTGCCTAATGGCTACCAAACCATAGTTGATGATGATTTGCTCAGCGGAGGACAGAAGCAGCGTATTGCTATTGCTAGGGCCATCCTTAGGGACCCTAGCATTCTGATCCTCGATGAAGCCACGAGTGCTCTAGATGCAGAGAGTGAACACAATGTTAAG GGTGTTCTTCGCGCTGCAAAAAGCGAGCTACAAACCAAGAGGACGGTGTTTGTGATCGCACACAG GCTGTCGACAATCCAAAGTGCAGACAGGATAATTGTAATGGATAGTGGTAAAATTGTTGAG ATGGGCGACCACACAGAACTCCTAATGAAAGATGGTTTGTACGCACGGTTAATAAGAAGACAGGCGGACGCAGTTGCCTGA
- the LOC130993582 gene encoding ABC transporter B family member 26, chloroplastic isoform X4, whose product MQVKIFGVRGCMFGIANMILVKRVRERLYSTLLLQDISFFDSETVGDLTSRLGSDCQQVSRVIGNDLNLILRNVLQGSGALIYLLVLSLPLGLCVLGISISLSTIMLIYGQYQKKSAKLIQEFTASANNVAQETFSLMRTVRVYGTEQQELGRYEIWLEKLAGISLRQSAAYGFWNFGFNTLYHSTQVIAVVIGGMSILSGHITAEQLTKFILYSEWLIYSTWWVGDNLSNLMQSIGASEKVFHLIDLSPSDQFTAKGLRLQKLIGRVEFVDVSFHYPSRPSLSVLQLFNLTAHPGEVVAIVGLSGSGKSTIVNLLLRLYEPTNGEILIDGHPMKSLNVRWLRERVGYVGQEPRLFRMDVSSNIKYGCPRAVTQQDVELAAKQAFAHDFILALPNGYQTIVDDDLLSGGQKQRIAIARAILRDPSILILDEATSALDAESEHNVKGVLRAAKSELQTKRTVFVIAHRLSTIQSADRIIVMDSGKIVEMGDHTELLMKDGLYARLIRRQADAVA is encoded by the exons ATGCAGGTTAAGATCTT TGGTGTGCGTGGTTGCATGTTCGGCATTGCTAATATGATCCTT GTCAAACGAGTGAGGGAAAGACTGTACTCAACTCTTCTTCTTCAG GACATATCTTTTTTTGACTCTGAAACAGTTGGTGATTTAACAAGTAGGCTTGGTTCAGATTGCCAACAAGTATCACGTGTGATAGGAAATGACCTCAACCTGATACTGCGTAATGTTCTTCAG GGTTCAGGTGCTTTGATTTACTTATTGGTTTTGTCGTTGCCACTTGGACTATGTGTATTGGGCATCTCCATCTCCCTCTCAACTATTATGCTGATATATGGCCA GTACCAAAAGAAATCTGCCAAGTTAATTCAAGAGTTTACTGCTTCTGCCAATAAT GTTGCCCAAGAGACATTCTCTTTGATGAGAACTGTTCGTGTATATGGGACAGAGCAGCAAGAACTTGGAAG GTACGAAATTTGGTTGGAGAAATTAGCTGGCATAAGCTTGCGACAGAGTGCTGCTTACGGGTTCTGGAACTTTGGCTTCAACACTCTATATCACTCAACTCAG GTCATAGCTGTGGTGATAGGAGGAATGTCCATTCTGAGCGGCCATATAACAGCTGAGCAGCTGACGAAGTTCATTTTATACAGTGAATGGCTGATCTATTCCACATGGTGGGTTGGGGATAATTTATCAAATTTGATGCAGTCTATTGGAGCAAGTGAAAAAGTTTTTCACCTGATAGATCTTTCACCCAGCGATCAGTTTACTGCTAAAG GCTTAAGGTTACAGAAGTTGATAGGACGAGTTGAGTTTGTGGATGTGTCCTTCCACTATCCTTCCAGGCCTTCG TTGTCCGTACTGCAACTCTTCAACTTGACAGCTCATCCTGGGGAAGTAGTAGCCATT GTTGGCCTGAGTGGTAGTGGGAAGAGCACCATAGTGAACCTTTTGCTCCGTCTATATGAACCGACAAACGGGGAG ATACTGATTGATGGACACCCGATGAAATCACTGAATGTTAGGTGGTTAAGAGAAAGGGTCGGATACGTGGGACAG GAGCCCCGACTCTTCCGCATGGATGTAAGTTCAAATATAAAGTATGGATGTCCTCGAGCTGTTACTCAGCAGGATGTAGAACTGGCTGCAAAGCAGGCTTTCGCTCACGATTTTATATTAGCCCTGCCTAATGGCTACCAAACCATAGTTGATGATGATTTGCTCAGCGGAGGACAGAAGCAGCGTATTGCTATTGCTAGGGCCATCCTTAGGGACCCTAGCATTCTGATCCTCGATGAAGCCACGAGTGCTCTAGATGCAGAGAGTGAACACAATGTTAAG GGTGTTCTTCGCGCTGCAAAAAGCGAGCTACAAACCAAGAGGACGGTGTTTGTGATCGCACACAG GCTGTCGACAATCCAAAGTGCAGACAGGATAATTGTAATGGATAGTGGTAAAATTGTTGAG ATGGGCGACCACACAGAACTCCTAATGAAAGATGGTTTGTACGCACGGTTAATAAGAAGACAGGCGGACGCAGTTGCCTGA
- the LOC130993582 gene encoding ABC transporter B family member 26, chloroplastic isoform X3, translated as MQVKIFGVRGCMFGIANMILVKRVRERLYSTLLLQDISFFDSETVGDLTSRLGSDCQQVSRVIGNDLNLILRNVLQGSGALIYLLVLSLPLGLCVLGISISLSTIMLIYGQYQKKSAKLIQEFTASANNVAQETFSLMRTVRVYGTEQQELGRYEIWLEKLAGISLRQSAAYGFWNFGFNTLYHSTQVIAVVIGGMSILSGHITAEQLTKFILYSEWLIYSTWWVGDNLSNLMQSIGASEKVFHLIDLSPSDQFTAKGLRLQKLIGRVEFVDVSFHYPSRPSLSVLQLFNLTAHPGEVVAIVGLSGSGKSTIVNLLLRLYEPTNGEVKHFSLNHILLFFMLCTSLSRSYFQLQILIDGHPMKSLNVRWLRERVGYVGQEPRLFRMDVSSNIKYGCPRAVTQQDVELAAKQAFAHDFILALPNGYQTIVDDDLLSGGQKQRIAIARAILRDPSILILDEATSALDAESEHNVKGVLRAAKSELQTKRTVFVIAHRLSTIQSADRIIVMDSGKIVEMGDHTELLMKDGLYARLIRRQADAVA; from the exons ATGCAGGTTAAGATCTT TGGTGTGCGTGGTTGCATGTTCGGCATTGCTAATATGATCCTT GTCAAACGAGTGAGGGAAAGACTGTACTCAACTCTTCTTCTTCAG GACATATCTTTTTTTGACTCTGAAACAGTTGGTGATTTAACAAGTAGGCTTGGTTCAGATTGCCAACAAGTATCACGTGTGATAGGAAATGACCTCAACCTGATACTGCGTAATGTTCTTCAG GGTTCAGGTGCTTTGATTTACTTATTGGTTTTGTCGTTGCCACTTGGACTATGTGTATTGGGCATCTCCATCTCCCTCTCAACTATTATGCTGATATATGGCCA GTACCAAAAGAAATCTGCCAAGTTAATTCAAGAGTTTACTGCTTCTGCCAATAAT GTTGCCCAAGAGACATTCTCTTTGATGAGAACTGTTCGTGTATATGGGACAGAGCAGCAAGAACTTGGAAG GTACGAAATTTGGTTGGAGAAATTAGCTGGCATAAGCTTGCGACAGAGTGCTGCTTACGGGTTCTGGAACTTTGGCTTCAACACTCTATATCACTCAACTCAG GTCATAGCTGTGGTGATAGGAGGAATGTCCATTCTGAGCGGCCATATAACAGCTGAGCAGCTGACGAAGTTCATTTTATACAGTGAATGGCTGATCTATTCCACATGGTGGGTTGGGGATAATTTATCAAATTTGATGCAGTCTATTGGAGCAAGTGAAAAAGTTTTTCACCTGATAGATCTTTCACCCAGCGATCAGTTTACTGCTAAAG GCTTAAGGTTACAGAAGTTGATAGGACGAGTTGAGTTTGTGGATGTGTCCTTCCACTATCCTTCCAGGCCTTCG TTGTCCGTACTGCAACTCTTCAACTTGACAGCTCATCCTGGGGAAGTAGTAGCCATT GTTGGCCTGAGTGGTAGTGGGAAGAGCACCATAGTGAACCTTTTGCTCCGTCTATATGAACCGACAAACGGGGAGGTAAAGCATTTTAGTCTCAACCATATACTACTATTTTTTATGCTATGTACGTCTCTCTCACGTTCTTATTTCCAACTTCAGATACTGATTGATGGACACCCGATGAAATCACTGAATGTTAGGTGGTTAAGAGAAAGGGTCGGATACGTGGGACAG GAGCCCCGACTCTTCCGCATGGATGTAAGTTCAAATATAAAGTATGGATGTCCTCGAGCTGTTACTCAGCAGGATGTAGAACTGGCTGCAAAGCAGGCTTTCGCTCACGATTTTATATTAGCCCTGCCTAATGGCTACCAAACCATAGTTGATGATGATTTGCTCAGCGGAGGACAGAAGCAGCGTATTGCTATTGCTAGGGCCATCCTTAGGGACCCTAGCATTCTGATCCTCGATGAAGCCACGAGTGCTCTAGATGCAGAGAGTGAACACAATGTTAAG GGTGTTCTTCGCGCTGCAAAAAGCGAGCTACAAACCAAGAGGACGGTGTTTGTGATCGCACACAG GCTGTCGACAATCCAAAGTGCAGACAGGATAATTGTAATGGATAGTGGTAAAATTGTTGAG ATGGGCGACCACACAGAACTCCTAATGAAAGATGGTTTGTACGCACGGTTAATAAGAAGACAGGCGGACGCAGTTGCCTGA
- the LOC130993583 gene encoding uncharacterized protein LOC130993583, translating to MAVVLGNVSPFLDLSTSPPRTALPDRRPRPLPADAVLNLFRKDLHQNPNFHAAFESVFDHREKHVSKRKSNQSKVNEVEYENSSDDENGNGNGFEDELQDDGGFDWEKEMRKRVKEIEEMRELEKKAEELQYKVDQEYGEGNSNGEPDEETEEQKRMRVKKELEKVAKEQAERRKAAQLMFDLGQKAYGRGMYGRAIEFLEGALTIIPRPTLFGGEIQIWLAMAYEANNRHKDCIDLYQQLEKRHPSVSIRRQAAELRYILQAPKLKITQEEMVTIPLIGSSYDSYAATWTDKNKDKDERMSGSTSNQLPSEKDYLGDFMVWKPPVGLEKNSAFWVSLTLWIGLVGAALLLQR from the exons ATGGCCGTCGTGCTCGGAAACGTCTCTCCATTCCTGGACCTCTCCACCTCACCGCCGCGGACCGCGCTCCCCGATCGCCGGCCCCGGCCGCTCCCCGCCGACGCCGTATTGAACCTCTTCAGGAAGGATCTCCATCAGAACCCGAATTTCCACGCCGCGTTCGAATCAGTGTTCGATCACAGAGAGAAGCACGTGAGCAAGCGGAAATCGAACCAATCCAAGGTGAATGAGGTGGAGTACGAGAATTCGAGCGACGACGAGAACGGAAACGGCAACGGCTTCGAGGACGAGCTCCAAGACGACGGCGGTTTCGACTGGGAGAAGGAGATGAGGAAGAGAGTGAAGGAGATTGAAGAAATGAGAGAGTTGGAAAAAAAGGCCGAGGAATTGCAGTACAAAGTTGATCAAGAGTATGGCGAGGGCAATAGTAATGGCGAGCCCGATGAGGAGACTGAAGAGCAGAAGCGCATGAGAGTGAAGAAGGAACTAGAAAAG GTAGCAAAGGAGCAAGCAGAACGAAGAAAAGCAGCTCAGTTAATGTTTGATTTGGGTCAGAAAGCATATGGAAGGGGTATGTATGGGCGTGCCATCGAGTTTCTTGAAGGCGCCCTCACAATCATCCCTCGACCTACTTTGTTTGGCGGTGAG ATACAAATATGGTTAGCTATGGCTTATGAGGCTAATAACCGCCACAAAGACTGCATTGACCTGTACCAGCAATTGGAAAAGAGGCATCCCAGTGTCAGCATTCGACGCCAGGCTGCAGAACTGCGCTACATATTGCAAGCTCCTAAGCTCAAGATAACGCAGGAGGAGATGGTAACAATCCCACTCATAGGCTCTTCTTATGATAG TTACGCCGCAACTTGGACTGATAAAAACAAAGACAAAGATGAAAGGATGAGTGGTTCGACGAGTAATCAGCTTCCATCCGAGAAGGACTATTTGGGGGATTTCATGGTGTGGAAACCGCCCGTCGGCCTGGAGAAGAACAGTGCTTTCTGGGTTTCTTTAACTTTGTGGATAGGTCTTGTGGGAGCCGCTCTCCTTCTGCAAAGATGA